In Microbulbifer sp. GL-2, the following are encoded in one genomic region:
- a CDS encoding carboxyl transferase domain-containing protein: MNQLQSKINTRDAAFSENREQMQALVADLRKKVEAIAQGGGERAREKHLARGKLLPRDRIDALLDPGSPFLEFSQLAAHEVYGEEVPAAGIITGIGTVSGQPCVIVANDATVKGGTYYPLTVKKHLRAQTVAEQNNLPCIYLVDSGGANLPRQDDVFPDREHFGRIFFNQANLSAQNIPQIAVVMGSCTAGGAYVPAMADESIMVKEQATIFLAGPPLVKAATGEEVSAEELGGAEVHCRISGVSDHYANNDVHALQLARRSVARLNRIKNPGLDIQKPVEPVYLPEDIYGVVPKDSRQPFDVREIIARVVDGSEFDEFKALYGTTLVTGFARINGYPVGIVANNGILFAESAQKGAHFIELCAQRKIPLVFLQNITGFMVGKQYEAGGIAKHGAKMVTAVATAKVPKITILIGGSFGAGNYGMCGRAYDPNFLFMWPNARISVMGGEQAAGVLAQVKRDQMAARGESWSEEEERQFKQPIVDNYEHQGHPYYASARLWDDGVIDPADTRRVLGLCLAAASHKEPQETKFGVFRM, from the coding sequence ATGAATCAGTTGCAGAGCAAAATAAATACGCGCGATGCCGCCTTTAGTGAAAACCGCGAGCAAATGCAGGCGCTGGTGGCAGACCTGCGTAAGAAAGTAGAAGCCATTGCCCAAGGCGGCGGTGAGCGTGCACGGGAAAAACACCTGGCGCGAGGAAAATTATTACCCCGGGATCGTATCGATGCGCTGCTCGATCCGGGCAGTCCATTCCTGGAATTTTCCCAGCTGGCCGCTCACGAGGTTTACGGTGAAGAGGTTCCTGCTGCGGGCATTATTACCGGTATCGGTACTGTTTCCGGCCAGCCCTGTGTGATCGTCGCCAATGATGCGACGGTAAAAGGCGGTACTTACTATCCGCTCACAGTGAAAAAACACCTGCGCGCGCAGACTGTTGCCGAGCAGAATAACCTGCCGTGTATCTATCTGGTGGATTCCGGTGGCGCCAACCTGCCGCGCCAGGACGACGTTTTCCCGGACCGCGAACATTTCGGCCGTATCTTCTTCAACCAGGCCAACCTGTCTGCCCAGAATATTCCACAGATTGCAGTGGTGATGGGCAGCTGTACTGCCGGTGGTGCCTATGTACCGGCAATGGCAGACGAATCCATTATGGTGAAGGAGCAGGCCACTATCTTCCTAGCGGGCCCGCCTTTAGTAAAAGCGGCCACCGGCGAAGAGGTCTCCGCCGAGGAACTCGGTGGTGCCGAAGTGCACTGCCGCATCTCCGGGGTTTCCGATCATTACGCCAACAACGATGTACACGCCCTGCAGCTGGCGCGTCGCTCTGTAGCGCGGTTGAACCGCATCAAGAATCCTGGCCTGGATATCCAAAAGCCAGTGGAGCCGGTTTATCTGCCGGAAGATATTTACGGTGTGGTGCCGAAAGATTCGCGTCAGCCGTTCGATGTGCGCGAGATTATTGCGCGGGTGGTGGACGGCTCTGAATTCGATGAATTCAAAGCGCTGTACGGCACCACCCTGGTGACCGGTTTTGCCCGTATCAATGGCTACCCGGTGGGTATCGTTGCCAACAACGGCATCTTGTTTGCAGAGAGCGCACAGAAGGGCGCGCACTTTATTGAGCTGTGTGCCCAGCGCAAAATTCCATTGGTGTTCCTGCAAAATATCACCGGCTTTATGGTGGGCAAACAGTACGAAGCGGGTGGCATCGCCAAGCACGGTGCCAAAATGGTGACCGCCGTAGCCACTGCCAAGGTGCCGAAAATTACCATTCTGATTGGCGGTTCTTTTGGTGCCGGTAATTACGGTATGTGTGGCCGCGCCTACGATCCCAATTTCCTGTTTATGTGGCCCAACGCGCGTATCTCGGTCATGGGTGGCGAACAGGCTGCCGGCGTGCTGGCTCAGGTGAAGCGCGACCAGATGGCGGCGCGGGGTGAATCCTGGAGCGAAGAGGAAGAGCGCCAGTTTAAGCAGCCAATTGTGGATAACTACGAGCACCAGGGACATCCCTACTACGCCTCTGCGCGCTTGTGGGATGACGGCGTTATCGACCCGGCGGACACTCGCCGCGTACTTGGTTTGTGCCTGGCAGCGGCCAGCCACAAAGAGCCGCAAGAGACCAAGTTCGGCGTGTTCCGCATGTAA
- a CDS encoding isovaleryl-CoA dehydrogenase yields MNTSYPTLNFGLGEDIDMLRDMVYKFCQAELAPRAAQIDEDNLFPADMWKKFGELGLLGMTVEEEFGGSNMGYLAHAVTMEEISRASASVGLSYGAHSNLCVNQIRKNGTREQKLKYLPKLCSGEHVGALAMSEPNSGSDVVSLQLRAERRGDRFILNGNKMWITNGPDADTYVIYARTEPGISSGGITAFIVERGFAGFSQAQKLDKLGMRGSNTCELVFEDCEVPEENILGELNGGVRVLMSGLDYERTILSGGPVGIMQACLDVVVPYIHERKQFGKAIGEFQLMQGKIADMYADLNASRSYLYAVARACDRGEDSRKDAAAVILFTAERATQMALQAIQTLGGNGYINEYATGRLLRDAKLYEIGAGTSEVRRMLIGRELFKETR; encoded by the coding sequence ATGAATACCTCCTACCCAACCCTGAATTTCGGTCTCGGTGAAGACATCGATATGCTCCGTGACATGGTCTACAAGTTCTGCCAGGCGGAGCTGGCCCCGCGCGCTGCACAGATCGATGAAGACAACCTGTTCCCGGCAGACATGTGGAAAAAATTCGGTGAACTGGGCCTGTTGGGCATGACCGTGGAAGAGGAGTTCGGTGGCTCCAATATGGGTTACCTCGCGCACGCCGTGACCATGGAAGAGATCTCCCGCGCTTCCGCCTCTGTGGGCCTGTCCTACGGTGCCCACTCCAACTTGTGCGTCAATCAGATTCGCAAGAACGGTACCCGTGAGCAGAAACTCAAGTATCTTCCCAAACTGTGTTCCGGTGAGCATGTGGGCGCACTGGCCATGAGTGAACCCAACTCCGGTTCCGACGTGGTAAGCCTACAGCTGCGCGCCGAGAGGCGCGGCGATCGGTTTATTCTGAACGGCAATAAAATGTGGATCACCAACGGTCCCGACGCCGATACCTATGTGATCTACGCGCGCACTGAGCCGGGCATCAGCTCCGGTGGTATCACTGCATTTATCGTCGAACGCGGATTCGCCGGCTTCTCCCAGGCGCAGAAACTCGACAAGCTGGGCATGCGCGGCTCCAACACCTGTGAGCTGGTGTTTGAAGACTGTGAAGTGCCGGAAGAAAATATCCTCGGTGAACTGAACGGTGGCGTGCGCGTATTAATGAGTGGCCTCGACTACGAGCGTACCATTCTTTCCGGCGGCCCGGTGGGCATTATGCAGGCGTGCCTGGATGTGGTTGTACCCTATATCCATGAGCGCAAGCAATTCGGCAAGGCCATCGGTGAGTTCCAACTGATGCAGGGCAAGATTGCGGATATGTACGCAGACCTGAATGCCAGCCGCTCTTATCTGTACGCTGTGGCGCGAGCTTGTGATCGCGGTGAGGACTCGCGCAAGGACGCCGCCGCAGTAATCCTGTTTACTGCGGAGCGCGCAACCCAGATGGCCCTGCAGGCTATCCAGACTTTGGGCGGCAATGGCTACATCAATGAGTACGCCACTGGTCGCCTGCTGCGTGATGCCAAGCTCTACGAGATCGGCGCGGGCACTTCAGAAGTGCGCCGTATGCTGATCGGTCGCGAGCTATTTAAAGAGACCCGCTAA
- a CDS encoding MerR family DNA-binding transcriptional regulator, with protein sequence MKAKASIVEPHSYSISELAREFDITTRAIRFYEDKGLLKPERRGQTRVYSPEERVRLKLILRGKRLGFSLDESREIIDMYDPAHGNVEQLQRLLERIVQKRMQLQQQLRDIESLMGELDEVEVRAQAALVRSREDDTS encoded by the coding sequence ATGAAAGCCAAAGCCAGCATCGTAGAGCCCCATAGTTACAGTATTTCGGAGCTGGCGCGGGAGTTTGATATCACCACCCGTGCTATCCGTTTCTATGAGGATAAGGGGCTGCTCAAACCGGAGCGCCGCGGTCAGACCCGGGTCTACAGCCCAGAGGAGCGGGTGCGCCTGAAACTGATTCTGCGCGGCAAGCGGCTGGGTTTCTCCCTGGATGAGAGCCGCGAGATTATCGACATGTACGACCCGGCCCACGGCAATGTGGAGCAGTTACAACGCTTGCTGGAGCGTATCGTACAGAAGCGTATGCAATTGCAGCAGCAACTGCGGGATATCGAGAGCCTGATGGGGGAGCTGGACGAAGTCGAGGTCCGCGCGCAAGCGGCCCTGGTGAGGAGTCGCGAAGATGATACTTCCTAA
- the serB gene encoding phosphoserine phosphatase SerB, which translates to MGDKTRAQEFHLPLAQITQSPLDCTVRYLNYTGDYARLGLEYGDIAPFPDTTSCAFNPLSPTPQTVRSPWCLTLLSPVASLSQLQCLIQFFAEQHWHVDTVDTLSNRHECTVIRFQFSAELEFSPARFACLQLAEEIGADLVLQDGASQRVPALAGFDMDSTLIDAEVIDELAKITGIGEQVAAITEAAMRGELDFRDSFKKRMALLKGFSEQRLAEIAQQLPLKEGAQKLLHCLRQLGCRTVILSGGFTYFANFLQRERLAVDLIHANQLEFAEGVLTGEIIEPIVDGMRKRLLLEATAKDMGLSLEQVVAVGDGANDIPMLNLGTLGIAIHPKPKVRLEAPQAITLFGLDAALYLFGLNDQQIAELGQP; encoded by the coding sequence ATGGGCGACAAGACTAGAGCACAAGAATTTCACCTACCCCTGGCACAAATTACTCAGTCTCCCCTGGACTGTACCGTGCGATATCTCAACTACACCGGTGACTATGCACGCTTGGGTCTTGAATACGGTGATATTGCACCATTCCCGGACACGACCAGCTGTGCCTTCAACCCTCTCAGCCCAACTCCCCAGACGGTGAGATCCCCCTGGTGCCTGACCCTCCTGAGCCCGGTGGCAAGCTTGTCGCAACTGCAGTGCTTGATTCAGTTCTTCGCTGAACAACATTGGCACGTCGATACTGTAGACACCCTATCCAACCGGCATGAATGCACAGTAATCCGCTTCCAGTTCAGCGCTGAGCTGGAGTTTTCCCCGGCGCGTTTTGCCTGTTTGCAACTGGCCGAGGAAATAGGGGCCGATCTGGTTCTACAGGATGGCGCTAGCCAGCGAGTACCAGCGCTTGCGGGCTTCGATATGGACTCCACTTTAATCGACGCCGAGGTCATAGACGAGCTGGCTAAGATCACAGGAATTGGTGAGCAGGTTGCCGCCATCACCGAGGCCGCCATGCGCGGCGAGCTGGACTTCCGCGATAGCTTTAAAAAGCGTATGGCCTTACTCAAAGGTTTTTCCGAACAGCGCCTGGCAGAAATTGCACAACAGCTGCCATTGAAGGAAGGGGCACAAAAACTGTTGCACTGCCTGCGCCAGCTGGGATGCAGAACTGTGATCCTGTCCGGTGGTTTTACTTACTTTGCCAACTTTCTGCAGAGGGAGCGCCTGGCTGTGGACTTGATTCATGCCAACCAACTGGAGTTTGCCGAGGGCGTACTCACCGGTGAGATCATAGAGCCCATTGTGGATGGAATGCGCAAGCGACTGTTGCTGGAAGCAACTGCAAAAGATATGGGGCTATCACTGGAACAAGTGGTAGCCGTAGGTGATGGAGCCAACGATATCCCCATGTTGAATCTGGGCACCCTGGGTATAGCCATTCACCCAAAACCCAAAGTGCGCCTGGAGGCGCCGCAGGCCATCACCCTGTTCGGGCTCGATGCGGCGCTTTACCTGTTTGGCCTCAATGACCAGCAAATTGCCGAGCTGGGGCAACCTTAA